In Synechococcus sp. A18-25c, a single window of DNA contains:
- the rfbD gene encoding dTDP-4-dehydrorhamnose reductase, producing MKVLLTGAGGQLGQALCDSVPQGLELIATGRQQLNLADAQACRAAVEQHRPDWVLNAGAYTAVDKAESQPELAQAVNAGAPRAFAEALAERGGRLLQVSTDFVFNGQQGHPYQSTQPRQPLGIYGLSKAAGEEALEATLGCGVAGAATILRTSWVYGPVGRNFLLTMLRLHRLKAEAGEPLLVVADQVGCPTSTFGLAEACWAVIQQQVAGIHHWSDAGVASWYDFSVAIGELAVARGLIPKAAKVQPITAAEYPTPAQRPAYSLLACADTRRQLQRQPQHWRAALEEVIRHVEA from the coding sequence TTGAAGGTTTTACTCACTGGTGCCGGGGGACAGTTGGGTCAGGCGTTGTGCGACTCGGTGCCGCAGGGCCTGGAGCTGATCGCCACCGGCCGCCAGCAGCTGAACCTTGCCGATGCCCAGGCCTGCCGTGCAGCAGTGGAACAACACCGGCCGGACTGGGTGCTGAATGCCGGTGCCTACACCGCCGTTGACAAAGCCGAATCACAGCCAGAGTTGGCGCAAGCGGTGAATGCCGGGGCTCCTCGTGCTTTCGCGGAGGCCTTAGCAGAGCGCGGCGGCCGCTTGCTGCAGGTCAGCACCGATTTTGTGTTCAACGGCCAGCAGGGTCACCCTTACCAATCGACCCAGCCCCGCCAGCCCCTCGGCATCTACGGCTTGAGCAAGGCGGCAGGGGAAGAGGCGCTGGAGGCAACCCTGGGATGTGGTGTTGCAGGGGCGGCCACGATCCTGCGCACCAGCTGGGTGTACGGCCCAGTGGGCCGCAATTTTCTGCTCACCATGCTGCGTTTGCATCGCCTCAAGGCGGAAGCCGGGGAACCGTTGTTGGTGGTGGCGGATCAGGTGGGCTGTCCCACCTCAACGTTCGGCCTGGCCGAGGCCTGCTGGGCAGTGATCCAGCAGCAGGTGGCGGGCATCCATCACTGGAGCGATGCCGGTGTGGCCAGTTGGTACGACTTTTCGGTGGCCATTGGCGAGCTGGCGGTCGCTCGTGGCCTCATCCCCAAGGCCGCCAAGGTGCAGCCGATCACGGCAGCGGAGTACCCCACGCCGGCGCAGCGACCGGCCTATTCGCTGCTCGCTTGCGCTGACACGCGCCGTCAACTTCAACGGCAGCCGCAGCATTGGCGTGCTGCCCTGGAGGAGGTCATCCGCCATGTGGAGGCATGA
- the rfbC gene encoding dTDP-4-dehydrorhamnose 3,5-epimerase, translating into MPAETLLTASDQPMAGPLLITPQVFGDDRGFFYESWNERRFRQDLITAGLPTAEAEGLQFRQDNHSRSSRGVLRGLHFQLPPEPQGKLVRCSVGSIFDVAVDLRRGSPSYGQWVGATLSAENHQQLWVPVGFAHGFLTLSDDAEVQYKASGFWNRDCERSLCWDDPSIAIDWPLQQAGVTTPLLAAKDAEAPGLQTLLSAGEVFA; encoded by the coding sequence ATGCCCGCTGAAACGCTGCTGACAGCATCCGATCAGCCCATGGCCGGTCCGCTGTTGATCACTCCCCAGGTGTTCGGCGATGACCGCGGATTTTTTTATGAGAGTTGGAATGAGCGCCGTTTCCGCCAAGACCTGATCACAGCCGGTTTGCCAACCGCTGAAGCGGAGGGCCTGCAGTTCCGCCAGGACAACCATTCCCGCTCTAGCCGCGGCGTGTTGCGGGGTCTGCATTTTCAGCTCCCACCCGAACCCCAGGGCAAGCTGGTGCGTTGCAGTGTCGGCAGTATCTTCGATGTGGCGGTGGATTTGCGCCGCGGCTCCCCCAGTTACGGCCAGTGGGTGGGCGCGACGCTGTCGGCGGAGAACCACCAGCAGTTGTGGGTGCCGGTGGGGTTCGCCCATGGTTTTCTCACCCTCAGTGATGACGCCGAGGTGCAATACAAGGCGAGTGGCTTCTGGAACCGCGACTGCGAACGGTCCTTGTGTTGGGATGACCCCTCCATTGCGATTGATTGGCCGCTGCAGCAGGCCGGTGTGACGACGCCATTGCTGGCCGCCAAGGATGCAGAGGCGCCGGGGCTGCAGACGTTGCTGTCGGCGGGTGAGGTGTTCGCTTGA
- the rfbB gene encoding dTDP-glucose 4,6-dehydratase yields the protein MPSLLPDSIRRVLVTGGAGFIGGAVVRRLLRDTQVQVFNLDKMGYASDCSGIEAELTGLGAAAVRRHHLLQVDLADEQATQAAVKQADPDLVLHLAAESHVDRSIDGPGAFLESNVSGTFSLLQACRAHWEVLPDERKAQFRFQHISTDEVFGSLGAKGRFSETTPYDPRSPYSASKAASDHLVSAWHHTYGMPVLLTNCSNNYGPWQFPEKLIPVVILKAVAGEPIPLYGDGANVRDWLFVDDHVDALLLVASKGEVGRSYCVGGHGERSNREVVETICVLLDELRPQDAPHARLITLVNDRPGHDRRYAIDPGRIMVELGWQPRHAFRTGLEATVRWYLEHLDWCAAVRNRADYSGERIGVTG from the coding sequence ATGCCGTCTTTGTTGCCTGATTCCATCCGGCGTGTGCTGGTGACCGGTGGCGCCGGCTTCATCGGTGGCGCTGTCGTCCGGCGGCTGTTGCGCGATACCCAGGTGCAGGTGTTCAACCTCGACAAGATGGGTTACGCCAGTGACTGCAGCGGGATTGAGGCGGAACTCACGGGATTGGGGGCTGCTGCGGTCAGACGTCATCACCTCCTGCAGGTGGATCTGGCGGATGAGCAGGCTACCCAGGCGGCGGTCAAGCAGGCCGACCCTGATCTGGTGCTGCACCTGGCGGCTGAAAGTCATGTCGATCGCTCCATCGATGGGCCGGGAGCGTTTTTGGAGAGCAATGTCAGCGGCACGTTTTCGCTGCTGCAGGCCTGCCGGGCCCACTGGGAAGTTCTTCCAGATGAGCGCAAAGCACAGTTCCGCTTTCAGCACATCAGCACCGATGAGGTGTTCGGTTCGCTGGGCGCTAAGGGCCGCTTTTCAGAAACGACCCCCTATGACCCCCGCAGTCCTTACTCCGCCAGCAAGGCGGCCAGTGATCATCTGGTAAGTGCCTGGCATCACACCTATGGAATGCCTGTGCTGCTCACCAACTGCAGCAACAATTACGGGCCTTGGCAGTTCCCGGAGAAGTTGATTCCGGTGGTGATCCTCAAAGCGGTGGCCGGTGAGCCGATTCCTCTGTATGGCGATGGTGCCAATGTGCGGGATTGGTTGTTTGTCGACGACCATGTGGATGCCTTGTTGCTGGTGGCTTCCAAAGGTGAGGTCGGCCGCAGCTACTGCGTCGGTGGTCACGGGGAGCGCAGCAACCGTGAGGTGGTGGAAACCATCTGTGTACTGCTGGATGAACTGCGGCCGCAGGACGCTCCCCATGCACGCTTGATCACCTTGGTCAACGACCGGCCTGGCCATGACCGTCGCTATGCCATCGATCCCGGGCGGATCATGGTGGAGCTGGGCTGGCAGCCACGCCATGCCTTCCGCACAGGTCTTGAAGCCACCGTCCGTTGGTATCTCGAGCATCTCGACTGGTGTGCGGCAGTGCGCAACCGTGCCGACTACAGCGGGGAGCGCATTGGAGTGACGGGATGA
- a CDS encoding sulfatase-like hydrolase/transferase translates to MTERSGPSNWLLISVDQWRGDWLHQSWLQLPHLQRMAHEGWDVRRCYTSSPQCIPARASWLTGLTPGQLGVTANAHYTVPADAPSFVRDLRDQHGFHTVLVGKTHWTPHTKGVDLRDNLPLMRELGFEHVREIAGPRALAEVSCELTDRWQEAGVMEAYRADLLDRYQDGCAHTVRPSVLPDALYPDLWLTGVALEELARMPQDRPWLLWVNFPGPHEPFDVPSSWRGHHGAIPAPEPRPEDAQELQRSAPEGSELARKLQRWPDGLPEEALQALRSDYADHLYLLDAQIGTLLRAMADRSDGAQTAVSVCSDHGELLGDWGLLLKGCFLEGAMRSLFLHRPPGERSWPRRLWQPKGRPHGLTQCLWDAAAAVTWPEEGSFGWRLRRQDPEVLVEFAAETLTLR, encoded by the coding sequence ATGACGGAGCGCAGTGGTCCTAGCAATTGGTTGCTGATCAGCGTGGATCAATGGCGGGGTGACTGGTTGCACCAGTCCTGGTTGCAGCTGCCGCACCTCCAGCGCATGGCCCATGAGGGCTGGGACGTTAGGCGTTGCTACACCTCGAGCCCTCAGTGCATTCCGGCGCGGGCCAGTTGGCTGACGGGGCTGACGCCGGGGCAATTGGGCGTGACCGCCAACGCGCATTACACCGTTCCTGCGGATGCCCCGTCGTTTGTGCGTGATCTGCGCGATCAGCATGGTTTTCACACGGTGCTGGTGGGTAAAACCCACTGGACTCCCCACACCAAAGGCGTCGATCTGCGCGACAACCTCCCTTTGATGCGAGAGCTGGGCTTTGAGCATGTGCGCGAAATCGCCGGGCCGCGGGCCCTGGCGGAGGTGTCATGCGAGTTGACGGATCGATGGCAGGAGGCCGGCGTGATGGAGGCCTACCGCGCTGATCTGTTGGATCGCTACCAAGACGGTTGCGCTCATACGGTGCGTCCCTCGGTGCTGCCGGATGCGCTCTATCCCGACCTCTGGCTGACCGGCGTGGCCCTCGAGGAATTGGCCCGCATGCCGCAGGATCGGCCGTGGTTGTTGTGGGTCAATTTCCCCGGCCCGCATGAGCCTTTTGATGTGCCATCCAGCTGGCGCGGCCACCACGGTGCGATTCCTGCACCGGAGCCTCGCCCAGAGGATGCACAGGAGCTGCAGCGCAGCGCGCCCGAGGGATCCGAGCTGGCGCGAAAGTTGCAACGCTGGCCCGATGGTTTGCCAGAAGAAGCGCTGCAGGCGCTGCGGTCGGACTACGCCGATCACCTGTATCTGTTGGATGCTCAGATCGGAACGTTGTTGAGGGCGATGGCCGACCGCAGCGACGGAGCTCAGACGGCAGTCAGCGTTTGCAGTGACCACGGTGAATTGCTGGGGGATTGGGGCCTGTTGCTCAAGGGCTGCTTCCTCGAGGGCGCCATGCGCAGCCTGTTCCTGCACCGCCCCCCTGGTGAACGCTCCTGGCCGCGGCGTCTGTGGCAACCCAAGGGGCGGCCGCATGGGTTGACCCAATGCTTGTGGGATGCCGCAGCGGCCGTGACTTGGCCGGAGGAGGGAAGTTTCGGCTGGCGCTTGCGCCGTCAGGATCCGGAGGTGTTGGTGGAGTTCGCCGCTGAAACGCTCACGCTGCGTTGA
- the rfbA gene encoding glucose-1-phosphate thymidylyltransferase RfbA translates to MGRKGIILAGGSGTRLAPLTTAVSKQLMPVYDKPMIHYPLSTLMLAGIREVLIITTPHDQAAFQRLLGDGSAWGMTIAYAVQPSPDGLAQAFLIGANFLDGASAALVLGDNLFHGHELIPQLQAATTRHQGGTVFAYPVRDPERYGVVEFDAAGKALSIEEKPVQPRSRYAVTGLYFYDHTVVDRARAVQPSARGELEITSLNQMYLAEQQLTVELMGRGMAWLDTGTFDSLHEAGAYIRTLEQRQGLKVGCPEEVAWRRGWIDAAQLAQLAQPLLKSGYGRYLLQLLEEPTGEHALLQRNLEGRPSEIRHAR, encoded by the coding sequence ATGGGGCGCAAGGGGATCATCCTGGCTGGCGGCAGCGGCACCCGATTGGCCCCGCTCACCACAGCTGTGAGCAAGCAGCTGATGCCGGTCTATGACAAGCCGATGATCCACTACCCGCTCAGCACGCTGATGTTGGCGGGCATTCGCGAGGTGTTGATCATCACCACCCCCCACGACCAGGCAGCGTTTCAGCGCCTGTTGGGGGATGGCAGCGCCTGGGGGATGACCATCGCCTACGCCGTGCAGCCGAGCCCCGATGGACTGGCCCAGGCTTTTCTGATCGGCGCAAACTTTCTCGATGGGGCCTCTGCGGCCCTGGTGCTGGGCGATAACCTCTTCCATGGCCATGAACTGATCCCTCAGCTGCAGGCGGCTACAACCCGCCACCAGGGGGGCACGGTGTTTGCCTATCCCGTCCGCGATCCCGAGCGTTATGGGGTGGTGGAGTTTGATGCCGCTGGTAAAGCGCTCAGCATCGAGGAGAAGCCGGTCCAACCGCGCAGCCGCTATGCCGTCACTGGGCTGTATTTCTACGATCACACCGTGGTGGATCGGGCCCGTGCGGTGCAGCCCTCGGCACGTGGTGAGCTGGAGATCACAAGCCTGAATCAGATGTATCTGGCGGAGCAGCAACTCACCGTGGAACTGATGGGCCGCGGCATGGCCTGGCTCGACACCGGCACTTTTGATTCCCTGCATGAGGCGGGGGCTTACATCCGTACCCTCGAACAACGGCAGGGGCTGAAGGTCGGCTGCCCGGAGGAGGTGGCCTGGCGGCGGGGGTGGATCGATGCCGCTCAGTTGGCGCAGCTGGCCCAGCCTCTCCTGAAGAGCGGTTACGGCCGTTACTTGCTGCAGCTGTTGGAGGAGCCCACTGGGGAACATGCGCTGTTGCAGAGGAACCTGGAGGGCCGCCCCTCGGAGATCAGGCATGCCCGCTGA
- a CDS encoding sugar transferase, producing the protein MWRHDPRTLILRALLLDAAGQLLILGLILWMPSLLGWTIGGSNLEGQWGWLLFSLLLYPLLGWLFGSYTVLRWRRLTLPVLLQRLVITAAVSVLVVAVARWLINPADAVWLVYRRVQLVWMVALTGWALLVRLALRRGLLLHDTPRLLLLAQPNDIHTVLTAWRRVPHRQRLSPVDALRLQRRLDQPEQPLLVAVSSELRRDPSQRSLLESLEMRDPRVVRSVSVLSLFEQLQERLPPVLMGDVPFTYDDLPWAATFSVQAQLKRMADLLVAAVLLLLTAPFIAVAALLIWLQDRGPIFYSQQRSGWLGRPFTVLKLRTMSVQPADAPAEWTQVGDQRITAIGAVLRRVRLDELPQLLNVLNGEMSLIGPRPERPELEHQLERSIPHYRKRHWMRPGLSGWAQVCAPYASSIEDSDLKLSYDLYYLRHFSTWLDLVILFRTIKTVLKAGGR; encoded by the coding sequence ATGTGGAGGCATGATCCCCGCACGCTGATCCTGCGGGCGTTGCTGCTGGATGCGGCCGGTCAGCTGCTCATCTTGGGCTTGATCCTCTGGATGCCGTCGTTGCTCGGTTGGACGATCGGCGGCAGCAACCTGGAGGGACAGTGGGGCTGGCTGTTGTTCTCGCTGCTGCTCTATCCCTTGCTGGGTTGGCTGTTTGGCAGTTACACGGTGTTGCGCTGGCGGCGTCTCACCCTGCCGGTGCTGTTGCAGCGGCTGGTGATCACCGCGGCGGTGAGCGTGCTGGTGGTGGCCGTGGCCCGTTGGTTGATCAATCCCGCCGATGCGGTGTGGCTGGTGTATCGGCGCGTGCAGTTGGTGTGGATGGTGGCGCTCACAGGTTGGGCCCTGCTTGTGCGATTGGCGCTGCGGCGTGGGCTGCTGCTGCATGACACGCCTCGGCTGTTGCTGTTGGCCCAGCCGAACGACATCCACACCGTGCTCACTGCCTGGCGGCGCGTGCCCCATCGCCAGCGCCTCTCACCTGTGGATGCGCTTCGGCTGCAACGGCGCCTGGATCAACCGGAGCAGCCGCTCCTGGTTGCTGTGAGTTCGGAGTTGCGCCGGGATCCCAGCCAGCGCTCGCTGCTGGAGAGCCTGGAGATGCGGGATCCGCGCGTCGTTCGCAGCGTGTCGGTTCTCAGCCTGTTTGAACAGTTGCAGGAACGTCTGCCCCCTGTGTTGATGGGGGATGTTCCCTTCACGTACGACGATCTGCCTTGGGCCGCTACCTTCAGCGTTCAGGCTCAGCTCAAGCGCATGGCCGATCTGCTGGTGGCGGCGGTGTTGTTGCTGCTCACAGCCCCGTTCATCGCTGTGGCGGCTCTGCTGATTTGGTTGCAAGATCGGGGGCCCATCTTTTATTCACAGCAGCGCAGCGGCTGGCTGGGGCGCCCGTTCACTGTGTTGAAGCTGCGCACTATGTCGGTGCAACCGGCGGATGCCCCGGCGGAGTGGACCCAGGTCGGCGATCAGCGCATCACGGCCATTGGTGCTGTGCTGCGTCGGGTGCGACTGGATGAGTTGCCGCAGCTGTTGAATGTGCTCAACGGCGAGATGAGCCTGATCGGTCCTCGGCCGGAGCGGCCGGAGCTGGAGCATCAACTGGAGCGCAGCATTCCCCACTACCGCAAGCGGCACTGGATGCGTCCGGGCTTAAGCGGCTGGGCCCAAGTGTGTGCTCCCTATGCCAGCAGTATCGAGGATTCAGACCTCAAGCTCTCCTACGACCTCTACTACTTGCGGCACTTCAGCACCTGGTTGGATTTGGTGATCCTGTTCCGCACGATCAAGACGGTGCTCAAGGCGGGCGGGCGCTGA
- a CDS encoding NTP transferase domain-containing protein codes for MSRLVLIPAAGEGSRFAKAGIKAPKPLIQVQGKTLLEHTLTSFAFADGDHLMLAVQRRHGIREAINARLEHSYPQLRLHWLEMDQLLPGQLATSAAAVDALLQEQRQCRDLSLLIHNCDTGFQWSPALEQVDGVASMPVFKAEGEHWSFGQPNPQNPLRAIAIAEKRRISNLASIGLYGFRSAAQFLDRAHQQLNEGATVNGEHYIAPMLQAALEAGEQIALPRVQGVKLYGTPAELCHTFQLDLQTLIDSNRQPLNAA; via the coding sequence ATGAGCCGTCTTGTGCTTATCCCCGCCGCCGGCGAAGGAAGCCGGTTTGCCAAAGCCGGCATCAAAGCGCCCAAGCCTCTGATTCAGGTGCAGGGAAAGACCCTGCTGGAGCACACGCTCACCAGCTTTGCCTTTGCAGACGGTGATCATCTGATGCTGGCGGTGCAACGACGCCACGGCATCCGAGAGGCCATCAATGCGCGTCTGGAGCACAGCTATCCCCAGCTCCGCCTGCACTGGTTGGAGATGGATCAACTGCTGCCCGGCCAGCTGGCCACCAGCGCAGCGGCTGTGGACGCCCTGCTGCAGGAACAACGGCAGTGCAGGGATCTCAGCCTGTTGATCCACAACTGCGACACCGGATTTCAATGGTCTCCGGCCCTGGAGCAGGTGGACGGCGTCGCCAGCATGCCGGTGTTTAAAGCAGAAGGAGAGCACTGGTCCTTCGGGCAACCGAATCCCCAGAATCCGCTTCGGGCGATCGCCATCGCCGAGAAGCGGCGCATCTCCAATCTTGCCTCCATCGGTCTCTACGGCTTCCGGTCAGCCGCGCAGTTTCTGGACCGAGCCCACCAACAGCTGAACGAGGGTGCCACCGTGAATGGCGAGCATTACATCGCTCCGATGCTGCAAGCGGCGCTGGAGGCTGGTGAGCAGATCGCTTTGCCGCGGGTTCAAGGCGTGAAGCTCTATGGCACACCCGCCGAGCTCTGCCACACCTTCCAGCTCGACCTCCAGACACTGATCGACAGCAACCGGCAACCGCTCAACGCAGCGTGA
- a CDS encoding GNAT family N-acetyltransferase — protein sequence MARICLVEHAPGAPGLRWLGLGPKLRPSRGLLKLRRLLDKHAFWARGRSPAQLRRMLAGSQVVVSLWRGKRMVGFGRANSDGIHRAVLWDIVVAGDLQGRGLGRRVVEALLASPHLREVERVYLMTTNSSGFYQQLGFSHASNQHLLIRKQ from the coding sequence ATGGCCCGTATCTGTCTGGTTGAGCACGCTCCGGGCGCTCCCGGCCTGCGCTGGCTGGGGCTAGGACCGAAGCTGAGACCCAGCCGGGGCCTGCTCAAACTGCGACGCCTGCTCGACAAGCACGCCTTTTGGGCCCGCGGTCGCAGCCCCGCTCAACTGCGACGCATGCTGGCCGGCAGCCAGGTGGTGGTGAGCCTCTGGCGCGGCAAACGCATGGTGGGATTCGGCCGAGCCAACAGCGATGGCATCCACCGGGCCGTGCTCTGGGACATTGTCGTAGCCGGCGACCTGCAAGGCCGTGGCCTGGGACGCCGCGTGGTGGAAGCGTTGCTGGCCTCACCCCACCTTCGCGAAGTGGAACGGGTCTATCTCATGACCACCAACAGCAGCGGCTTCTATCAACAGCTGGGGTTCAGCCATGCAAGCAATCAGCACCTCCTGATTCGGAAGCAGTGA
- a CDS encoding M10 family metallopeptidase: MLCDQARGQRFVAGELNDRKALYGLSIAPAELLDNDSVAYTQWSTATDGVLDYYLHTLGGEVVVYGGGFGEQTIQSVAISQADQNYFNAMVQRLDSILDLDFRQVGNADSADVDLYYDTVIDVGGGGNTLGLATTSGRGGWELFVNYPEVEFDEAYRRYVLVHEFGHSLGLEHPFEAGDGDAVKGITDPWLSAYPEDTVMAYRNPSSGTWPDFFTTNDLNALIAVWGAETRLFGDDRDFVMGAAYRDIFLGAGGDDELRGRKGADRVEGGLGNDQVMGGDGADNLLGGAGDDAIFGGFGHDTINGGSGTDRIRGGYGGDLFLISSGQDVIEDFRLTENDRLGLRSWIDFELQQQGNDLQVITSLGTTTLWGVDLGSFLAQDRVITV; encoded by the coding sequence ATGCTTTGCGATCAGGCACGCGGACAACGTTTTGTTGCTGGTGAGTTGAACGACAGAAAGGCTTTGTACGGGCTTTCGATTGCGCCTGCGGAGTTGCTTGATAACGACAGTGTTGCTTACACCCAATGGTCCACAGCGACCGATGGCGTTCTCGATTATTACCTCCACACTCTTGGTGGTGAAGTAGTTGTCTACGGAGGTGGGTTTGGAGAACAAACGATTCAATCAGTTGCGATTTCACAGGCAGACCAAAATTATTTCAATGCGATGGTTCAACGGCTCGACAGCATTCTTGATCTCGATTTTCGTCAGGTGGGTAATGCTGACTCTGCGGATGTTGATCTCTACTACGACACTGTGATCGATGTGGGTGGAGGCGGTAACACGCTTGGCTTAGCGACCACCAGTGGTCGTGGTGGCTGGGAGCTGTTTGTGAATTATCCCGAGGTTGAATTTGATGAGGCCTATCGCCGTTATGTCTTAGTCCATGAGTTTGGCCATTCCCTTGGCCTAGAGCATCCTTTTGAGGCGGGTGATGGCGATGCGGTCAAAGGCATCACGGATCCCTGGTTGTCTGCCTATCCAGAAGACACGGTGATGGCGTACCGCAATCCATCCAGCGGCACATGGCCCGACTTCTTCACAACCAACGATCTGAACGCCCTGATTGCGGTGTGGGGTGCTGAAACCCGGTTGTTTGGAGACGATCGCGACTTCGTCATGGGGGCCGCGTATCGAGACATTTTTCTTGGAGCAGGCGGCGACGATGAATTAAGGGGTAGGAAGGGTGCAGATCGCGTCGAAGGTGGTCTTGGCAACGATCAGGTGATGGGCGGCGACGGAGCTGACAATCTGTTGGGCGGGGCTGGCGATGACGCCATCTTTGGCGGTTTCGGGCACGACACGATTAACGGTGGAAGCGGAACCGATCGGATTCGTGGCGGTTATGGCGGAGATTTGTTCCTGATTTCGTCTGGCCAGGATGTGATCGAAGATTTCCGTTTGACCGAAAATGATCGGCTTGGGTTGCGATCGTGGATCGATTTTGAGCTGCAACAGCAAGGCAATGACCTGCAGGTGATCACGTCGCTGGGCACGACCACGCTTTGGGGCGTGGATTTGGGCAGCTTCTTGGCTCAGGACCGCGTGATCACGGTCTGA